From the Endozoicomonas sp. Mp262 genome, the window TTGGCATGAGGAAGTTGTCAGACAGTCTTTTTTTATATTGGCGCTGAGATCCACATGGTTACTATCCACACCGGTATCCAGTATGGCGATAGTGATGCCTTCTCCGCCTTGAGTGGCACCATTAGCAGCAGTATTGCTGGTAATATTCCCATTACTGCTATCCCTTCCGATCAGGCTGGCTATATTGGCATAGGCTTCTTTTGCATTGATAACGTTCAGGTCGCTGCGTTTGGAATATTCAACCGTTTCATAGTGAGCCGCTTCTGTTGGATGTACATTGTCATTATTGATGGGGCTTGACTCTGACACGGCTCCGTTGCTACTGCCCGAGCCACTACCGCCACCACCACCGCCTCCTCCTGCTGCCGCGGCAGCAATGCCAGCACCAGCGCCGCTAAGAAGTACCCAGGGGTTGATGCCAGCCCCGGAAAATACCCCGGATAAAAAAGAGAAGCCGAACCTGTGGAAAGACTCATTTTCAACCAAGCAGTCAGCGGTTCCAGAGGGAAGGGGGGGGGTGAGGCACCGCTGTGCCTTTACTGTGTTGTCTACAAAATGGGTTGTTATCGGTTGCTGCAGTACGATGGGAATATCTGGTTTGTGAATGGTGGCGGTTGCTTCAGGGGTAAAGAAATGGGTGGACAGGGTCAGTGTGAATAGACTTTTTAAAGTGGTTGATGTGCAGTCCTTTGTGGTTAGAAAGTGACTGCAGCCAGAGTAGTGCTTTATCATCTGACATCCTTTTCAGCATTTTATTTTTAAAACTCTCGCTATCTATAAAAAAACAAATACATAAAATATTCAACCATTCCCTGTTTTTAACCCGGATACTTGCCTATGCTGTTTGACCTTTCCGCAAGGAAATATCAACTAACTGACCTGTCACAGCTTCCTTATTTATGGCTTTGATAATCAGGCTCGCTGCTTTATCGGCTAATTGTGGCAGGTTTTGGGCGATGGTTGTCAGGGCAAGATGCTGTCTTTCCACAACGCCATCATAGCCAGTAATTTTTAACTGTCCCGGTACATTGATAGACAGGTCTGTGGCTGCGCAGTGGAGTCCGGTGGCCACTTCATCGGAGAAGGAGACGATACCATCAATAGCCATAGTGCCATCAAAAAGCCGGAGTCCAAGGCGGTAAGCATCAAGTACCGGAATGCCGGTTTTATTGTCCAGCGCATGAATCCCGGGGGCAGGAAGACCACGGGTGGCAATGGCGTATTGCATACCGTTAAGTCTTAATCGGGAAAGATCATGATCAAGATGCTGGCATACATAATGTATGTGTTTGCAACCTTGCTGTATTAAGTATTCCGCTGCCCGATAACCGCCCTGGTGATCATTGGATGCCACCCAAAAACCATTGTTTCTTGGATCACCTATGGTGACCAGCGGTAAGTTGTTAGACTCTAGTCGTTTAATTCGGTTGTCGGATTTTTGAAGACCCACCGCTATATACCCTTTACACGGGGGTAGCTGACTTTTTTCTGAGGCGATGGTGATTCTTTTGGCCCGGTATCCCTGATTATGTAGAGCAAACTTCAGCGCTTCATAAACCTTCATGGCAAAAGGGGTATAGGTTTCTGAATCTGTCCCAAGAATAACACCGATATCAAAGAGGCTTTCGCCATGGAGTTGGCGGGCATTGATGCTGGGTCGATAATGGAGTTTTTTACAGGCGGTAAGTACTTTTTGTCGAGCGGTTTCAGAAACATTTTTTTTGCCATTCAAAACCCGGCTCACAGTGGCAATGGAAAGCCCTGCTTCATGGGCTACTTGATAGATAGTTGAACTGCCTTGATCCGCTCTGGCCATTGAATATATAGCACCTGCCTGATGAAAGCAGCCATAGTACCACAATGAACAAAAGTACCTAAAAATAACCGTCAGATGATGTGTATCAACGTGTAATCGTTTCCAGTGCAATCCGTCTATTCACAATGAGGCAGGAGATACAATAATAGTCATTAAGGCTGCTTTGATACCGGAATATCGCCGCCTACAATAATAACGGTCTCAGTGCAGCAACTGGCGGGTCAAAAGAGAGTTAGCGATATGATTAAACGCAAGGCTGATTTCAGTATAGGAAAAGAGTTTAGTGCTGATCAGATTGAGGAAGGTATCCACCGTCATCTGGAGCAGTCTCTTGGCGTGGCCTATGATGAAGCGGGCCCGGCTGAGTATTGGGAAGCCCTGAGTCTCGTAACCCGGGATATTACCCTGGAAAAAACCCGGGAAGGGCGAAAGAAGGAGCAGGAAAGCAAAGCCCGGCGTGTGTACTACCTTTCCCTTGAATTTCTGGTGGGCCGTTTACTGGGTAACAACTTGCATAATCTTGGGATATACAGGCAGGCAGAAGAAGCCCTTGCCAGAAAAGGGATAAACCTCACCGATGTTTTAGAGCAGGAAGCGGACCCTGGACTGGGTAATGGTGGCCTGGGTCGTTTAGCGGCATGTTTCCTGGATTCCCTGACAACACTTAACCTGCCTGCCTTTGGTTACGGTATTAATTACCGCTTTGGGTTATTTAAACAAAGTTTTGTGGGTGGCAGGCAGGTAGAAAGCCCTGATATCTGGCGGGAAGATGGCTGTCCTTCAGGTATCGAGCGGCCCATGCGCAAGCAAACCGTAAAACTCTATGGTGGTGTTCGCGAGCAGGCCGGTAAAGTAGTCTGGGAAGATACTGTTGAGATAGAGGGCATTCCTTGGGATGTTCCTGTCACTGGCTATAATACCGGAACGGTTAATACCTTAAGGCTTTGGGAAGGAAGGGCCCGTGGTGGCTTTGACCTGACCAGTTTTGATGCAGGCCGTTACCAGGATTCCCGTTCCCGTGAGGTGGAAGCAGAGAATATCAGCCAGGTGCTCTACCCCAATGATAACCACTATCAGGGAAAGGCGCTGCGCCTGATTCAGCAGTACTTTTTTGTGGCCTGTTCCCTTGCGGACCTGATTGCCCGCTATAAGAAGGAAAATAACGGTTGGGAACACTTCGCCGAAAAAGTGGCTATTCAGTTAAACGATACCCATCCGGCAATCGCTGTACCTGAATTGATGCGTCTGCTGATTGATGAAGAAGATTTTGTGTTCAGCAAGGCACTGGAACTCTGTCGTAAAGTCTTTAGTTACACTAACCACACGCTACTGCCAGAAGCCCTGGAAAAATGGCCTGTGGGCTTAATAGCCCAGGTTTTACCACGGCATATGCAGCTTATCCATCTGATTAACTATCACTTCCTGAATGATGAGGTGGAGGCTGAGTGGCCTGGTGATAACCAGGTTAAGCGTCGCCTTTCCATCATTGAGGAGCCGGAACATCCCGGCGATGACCAGATGGTTCGAATGGCTTATCTCTCTGTGGTGGGTAGTCATAAGGTGAACGGTGTTGCAGCCCTGCATTCCCGATTGGTTCAGGAGCAGCTATTCCCCGAGTTTCATAAACTCTGGCCCAATAAAATTGTCAACGTCACCAATGGTGTTACACCAAGGCGCTGGCTGGCGTACTGTAATCCGGAACTGGCATCTCTCATTGATGAAACCGTGGAGGGTGACTGGCGTAGTGAACTGCATCGACTGGAACAGATGCGCAGCCATGCCGACGACCCGGCCTTTCAGAAGCGTTTTGCCGCGATTAAGAGGAATAACAAGGTTCAGTTAGCCGCAGTCATCAAAGAACTGTGCGGAGTGGAGGTCAGCCCTGATGCCATTTTTGACGTTCAGATAAAGCGCTTGCATGAATACAAGCGACAGCAGATGAATTTATTGCACATCATGGCGCTGTATCGAAGACTGCTTGAGAACCCTGATCTTGATGTTCCTCAACGTGTCTTTATTTTTGGTGCAAAGGCGGCTCCAGGCTATAAGGTAGCCAAGACCATTATTCATGCCATTAATAGTTTGGCGGAGCGTGTCAATCATGATCGCCGTATCCGTGGCAAGTTAAAGGTAGTGTTTTTACCCAACTACCGGGTGAGCCTGGCAGAAAAAATTATCCCGGCTGCCGATGTGTCTGAACAGATATCCACTGCCGGTTTTGAGGCATCCGGCACCGGCAATATGAAGATGGCCCTTAACGGGGCCTTGACCATTGGCACTTTGGATGGTGCCAATGTGGAAATCGCCGAAGAGGTGGGTGACGAGAATATCTTCATCTTTGGGCTCACCGTTGAGGAAGTCAGTGAACTGCGTCGTCGGGGCTATAATCCAAGAGATATCTATCATCGCTCTGAAGAGTTAAGGGCAGTGATTGACTGGCTGGCCTCTGATGACCTGTGTCCCGACGAACATGCCGCCTTTAAGCCACTGGTGGAGGCATTGCTGGATCGTGGTGACTACTTCCTGACGCTGGCGGACTTTACGGCTTACAGTGAAGCTCACCAGCGAATAGTGGAGGCCTGGAAAGAACCGTCCCGCTGGTGGAAAATGGCCATTATAAATTCAGCCTCTATGGGTAAGTTCTCGTCAGACCGCTCCATAATGGATTATGCCCGGACTATCTGGAATATGGCCTGATATCTAATTATCCGATTCTTTTTTTAAACACGGAGACACAGAGGTGCAGAGTTTTTATATCTTTAAATTATAAATCTCTGTATCTTTGTACCTCCGTGGTTAATAAAAAAACTTTCTCCATGGTATCGAGCATACGGAAGTACATAAGGTAAGTGATCTGCTCGATCACTGTCAGGGGGGCATAAGAACTCTTCCCAGAGTTTATCGATTTTGCTTTTCAGCTCGCCTGTGATCATGGCTGTATATTGTCTCAAGGTAAAATAAAAAAGGCTGGAGTTATCGACCCAGTGCGAAGAATAACGTTGCCAGGGGTTCATTGATATAGTAGTTATTGCGACCCATTTTCTGTTTTCTCAGAAAACCTTTCTTACACAATAAGTCCAGGTATTTGGTGGCGGTCTGTCGGCTAACCCCTAGGTCACGCTCGATAAACTCAATTTTGGTATAGGGATGGCAGAACAGGTTATTCAGTAAGTCCTGACTGTAGATTTTTGGCAGCTCATCACGAATGCGATGTTTAACGGACTGCATTTGGTCACGAATCTGCTCAATGAGCCGGGTGGTTTCCCGGGACGTTTCCTCTATCGCGGATAACATATAGAGTAACCAGCCTTCCCAGTCCTGGTGATTTCTTACCGCTTGAAGCCGCTGATAGTATTGCGATTTATTTCGAATAATGTAGCGGCTCAGATAGAGAACAGGAATATCCAATAGCTGCTGGGCGACCAGGTAGAGAATATTAATGATTCGCCCGGTGCGGCCATTGCCATCATAAAAAGGGTGGATACTCTCAAACTGGAAGTGGATTACCGCCATTTTTACCAGGGGGTCGTTGTCGGACAAATTGCTGTCATTAATGTAAGTCACCAGGTTGGCCATGAGTGACTCAACTATTTCCGGGGTTTGTGGCGGGGTATAGATCACTTCGCCAGTATGCATATTCTTGAGTTCAGTACCGGGCAGCTTGCGGAAACCTGCCCGGTTCTCTTCCAGTGCCTGCTGCATATCGAGGATATCCTGAAGCCTGAGCAACCCTGTTGCTTTGACTGTTTTAAACCCGAGGTTAAGGGCTGCAACGTAGCTTTTGACCTCTTTGGCACCGAGACTGTAGGTGCTGCCTGCAATATTGTCATCCCTGAACAGTTCATCATGGGTGGTGACGATATTTTCCACTTCAGAACTGTCTTTTGCCTCTTGCAGAGCCAATGTGCTGACCAGGATGGCTTCATTGGGAATGGAGCGCACAATGCCTTTCAGTTCTGCAAGGTGACGATGGGCCCTGGCCAGCTGTTTCAAGACAGCCTGTGTTTCCAGTTGTGTCTCCTGATCCACAGGAAGGTGGGTTGGCTGATAGGTCACTGGCTCTCCAGATAGCTATGCGTTAGTGGTGTTTTCTGTACATGTCAGCACGATATGTATAGAAAATGAGGTTTTTCTATATCTATTCATATCAACATGTATAAAAAAACATTGTTTTCTATACATGTTTTATCAAAGTATACAAAATTGCCCTCTTTTGTGTATATATCATCTCCATGGACTTCCCTGTACCGGCTGCAAGACAACGCTATACCGAGAGCAGGCCCGTACTCACGGAAAAGCTGTCCATAATATCCTTAATTGCCATGGGAACGATTTTGTCCCTGTTGGTATAAAGGGGGGGCTGGACGGCAATCATATCCCTGTCAAAATGAATGGCATGCCCCTGGCCCGAACGGGTCTTTGCATAACCGTTTTTCCCTGCCAGTCATCTGTCAAAATTTCACTTTCTAAATAGATCGCCATAGACGTTGTAGATGAAACGGTGGGATTCATGGGCAACAATCAGATCGAAATAGCGCACATCGAATTGATCCATAATGTTCATCATGCCGGGGTAGGTGGCAATGAGTATGCGGGAGTTGTCCTGGTATTTTTAATCCGTTCTGCCTACCACATAAATGGGATCATTAATAAACTCGTTGTAAGCATTACGAACCTGTTTGCGCAATGCTTTCCGGTCGCACAGGAACAGTACCCGCTTGGCCCTGCGGGCATCCAGCAGCAGTTTGGCAAGGGTAAAAACCTGCACAGAATGTCTGGATACTTCATTTTTTGGGTAGGATAATTTTTTCTGCTTAGCCGGGAAAATATGAAACTGTTGATCAATACTATCTGGTATCCCGAGGGCTATCAGGATTTTATTATTCCGGAGAAGTGATTTCTTAAATAGGGGTGGATTCAGGTAAAACGCCCTAGTATATACACATATCACTGCTTTATAAATCCGTATTTTTAATCGGTGATTTGCTTATAAATAGGCGGTATTTTATAGATCTACTGACGTGTAGTCCATTACTTTCCTGACATGTTCTGATCGTGTCTGTGATAATCGCTCCCGTTTGTTGTTAACCTTTGTGCTTGTTCTGGGGATAACCTATGCATCCGCTTGCCGGTCAGCCTGCGACCGATGACCTTCTTGTTAATATTCCACGTCTGGTCAGCGATTACTACACTGTAAGTCCTGAGCCGGAAAATGATGCTCATAAGGTGGCATTTGGTACTTCAGGGCATCGGGGAAGCTCATTCAGATCAACATTTAATGAAACCCATATTCTGGCCATTAGCCAGGCAATTTGCGACTATCGGCACAAGCAGGGCATTACCGGTCCCCTTTATGTGGGTATGGATACCCATGCGCTGTCTGAGCCTGCCTTGATCAGTGCTGTAGAGGTATTTGCCGCCAATGGTGTGGACGTTGTGATTCAGCAAGGCAGAGGTTATACACCCACACCTGTAATTTCCCATGCCATTGTCAGCTATAACCGGGCTAATAGCCGCAAAGCGGATGGTGTGGTGATTACACCGTCCCATAACCCGCCTGAAGATGGCGGTTTTAAATATAACCCTCCCCATGGTGGGCCTGCCGGGACAGAGGTTACCCGGTGGATTGAGCAGCGGGCTAATGACTTGATTGCTGATCGGCTGGCTGCGGTGAAAAGAACAACATTTGCCAGGGCCATGGCGTCAGGAGCTGTTAAGGAATATGACTATATCACCCCCTATGTTCATGATCTGGAGCAGGTGGTGGATATGGCGGCTATTCGTGAAGCCGGATTGAAAATTGGTGTGGATCCGCTGGGTGGTTCCGGTCTGCACTACTGGGAACCCATCGCTGAACACTACGGCTTAAACCTGGAAATGGTTAGCCGGAAAATTGATCCAACGTTTTCTTTTATGCATGTGGATAAGGATGGCAAGATCCGTATGGACTGCTCTTCCGCCTGTGCCATGGCTGGCTTAATCAAGCTCAAGGATCAGTTTGATATTGCCTTTGGTAATGACCCTGACTTTGATCGTCATGGCATTGTTACCCGACAGTTTGGGCTGCTGAACCCTAATCATTATCTGGCGGTTGCCATTGATTACCTCTATCGCCACCGTAAGGGTTGGCCGACACAGGCTCGGATCGGCAAAACCCTGGTATCCAGTGGCATGATTGATCGTGTAGCGGGAGGACTTGGACGACAGATCGCTGAAGTACCCGTGGGCTTCAAATGGTTTGTGGATGGCCTGGCCACAGGTGAGATGGCCTTTGGTGGTGAAGAGAGTGCCGGGGCAGCCTTCCTGCGCAGGGATGGTAAAACCTGGTGTACTGATAAAGACGGCTTCATTCTGGCATTGCTTGCGGCAGAAATTACCGCGGTGACGGGCAAAGACCCGGGTGAACATTATCAGTCA encodes:
- a CDS encoding glycogen/starch/alpha-glucan phosphorylase; translated protein: MIKRKADFSIGKEFSADQIEEGIHRHLEQSLGVAYDEAGPAEYWEALSLVTRDITLEKTREGRKKEQESKARRVYYLSLEFLVGRLLGNNLHNLGIYRQAEEALARKGINLTDVLEQEADPGLGNGGLGRLAACFLDSLTTLNLPAFGYGINYRFGLFKQSFVGGRQVESPDIWREDGCPSGIERPMRKQTVKLYGGVREQAGKVVWEDTVEIEGIPWDVPVTGYNTGTVNTLRLWEGRARGGFDLTSFDAGRYQDSRSREVEAENISQVLYPNDNHYQGKALRLIQQYFFVACSLADLIARYKKENNGWEHFAEKVAIQLNDTHPAIAVPELMRLLIDEEDFVFSKALELCRKVFSYTNHTLLPEALEKWPVGLIAQVLPRHMQLIHLINYHFLNDEVEAEWPGDNQVKRRLSIIEEPEHPGDDQMVRMAYLSVVGSHKVNGVAALHSRLVQEQLFPEFHKLWPNKIVNVTNGVTPRRWLAYCNPELASLIDETVEGDWRSELHRLEQMRSHADDPAFQKRFAAIKRNNKVQLAAVIKELCGVEVSPDAIFDVQIKRLHEYKRQQMNLLHIMALYRRLLENPDLDVPQRVFIFGAKAAPGYKVAKTIIHAINSLAERVNHDRRIRGKLKVVFLPNYRVSLAEKIIPAADVSEQISTAGFEASGTGNMKMALNGALTIGTLDGANVEIAEEVGDENIFIFGLTVEEVSELRRRGYNPRDIYHRSEELRAVIDWLASDDLCPDEHAAFKPLVEALLDRGDYFLTLADFTAYSEAHQRIVEAWKEPSRWWKMAIINSASMGKFSSDRSIMDYARTIWNMA
- a CDS encoding LacI family transcriptional regulator; the encoded protein is MARADQGSSTIYQVAHEAGLSIATVSRVLNGKKNVSETARQKVLTACKKLHYRPSINARQLHGESLFDIGVILGTDSETYTPFAMKVYEALKFALHNQGYRAKRITIASEKSQLPPCKGYIAVGLQKSDNRIKRLESNNLPLVTIGDPRNNGFWVASNDHQGGYRAAEYLIQQGCKHIHYVCQHLDHDLSRLRLNGMQYAIATRGLPAPGIHALDNKTGIPVLDAYRLGLRLFDGTMAIDGIVSFSDEVATGLHCAATDLSINVPGQLKITGYDGVVERQHLALTTIAQNLPQLADKAASLIIKAINKEAVTGQLVDISLRKGQTA
- a CDS encoding Fic family protein, translating into MTYQPTHLPVDQETQLETQAVLKQLARAHRHLAELKGIVRSIPNEAILVSTLALQEAKDSSEVENIVTTHDELFRDDNIAGSTYSLGAKEVKSYVAALNLGFKTVKATGLLRLQDILDMQQALEENRAGFRKLPGTELKNMHTGEVIYTPPQTPEIVESLMANLVTYINDSNLSDNDPLVKMAVIHFQFESIHPFYDGNGRTGRIINILYLVAQQLLDIPVLYLSRYIIRNKSQYYQRLQAVRNHQDWEGWLLYMLSAIEETSRETTRLIEQIRDQMQSVKHRIRDELPKIYSQDLLNNLFCHPYTKIEFIERDLGVSRQTATKYLDLLCKKGFLRKQKMGRNNYYINEPLATLFFALGR
- the pgm gene encoding phosphoglucomutase (alpha-D-glucose-1,6-bisphosphate-dependent), with the translated sequence MHPLAGQPATDDLLVNIPRLVSDYYTVSPEPENDAHKVAFGTSGHRGSSFRSTFNETHILAISQAICDYRHKQGITGPLYVGMDTHALSEPALISAVEVFAANGVDVVIQQGRGYTPTPVISHAIVSYNRANSRKADGVVITPSHNPPEDGGFKYNPPHGGPAGTEVTRWIEQRANDLIADRLAAVKRTTFARAMASGAVKEYDYITPYVHDLEQVVDMAAIREAGLKIGVDPLGGSGLHYWEPIAEHYGLNLEMVSRKIDPTFSFMHVDKDGKIRMDCSSACAMAGLIKLKDQFDIAFGNDPDFDRHGIVTRQFGLLNPNHYLAVAIDYLYRHRKGWPTQARIGKTLVSSGMIDRVAGGLGRQIAEVPVGFKWFVDGLATGEMAFGGEESAGAAFLRRDGKTWCTDKDGFILALLAAEITAVTGKDPGEHYQSLTERYGAPVYQRIEAPANDQQKKILAALSPDQVKADKLAGDPIKEKLTHAPGNNAAIGGLKVVTDNGWFAARPSGTESVYKIYTESFEGEQHLQKIQAEAKAIVSEVFESASK